A single genomic interval of Terriglobus albidus harbors:
- a CDS encoding alpha/beta hydrolase, with protein sequence MRSCIASVLLFVSFSAPVLPQQQDAPPIRLVRRGLDLPPGATFFRDMAYGQASSQIMDVYLPPNPRNAPIILMVHGGGWRIGDKTLSDVVVNKANHWLRRGYVFISADNRLLPSARPLEQAQDVAKALSVVQAKAASWGADPNRIVLMGHSAGAHLVDLLSTSPSLVAGQGAKSWLATVSLDTATLDLMETMQGPHYRLYDNAFGSDPAYWNQNSPMQQLTRTPMPMFLICSTIRPDHPCPQAERFAAKVKSLGGRAMVLPQNLSHMQVNANLGLPGAYTDAVDAFLQKLGLP encoded by the coding sequence GTGAGATCGTGCATCGCTTCAGTGCTGTTATTTGTATCGTTCTCCGCTCCGGTGTTGCCGCAGCAGCAGGACGCTCCGCCCATCCGGCTTGTCCGGCGCGGTCTCGATCTCCCGCCGGGAGCTACCTTTTTCCGCGACATGGCTTATGGCCAGGCATCGTCGCAGATCATGGACGTCTACCTGCCGCCAAATCCCCGGAATGCCCCCATCATTCTGATGGTGCATGGCGGAGGCTGGCGGATCGGCGATAAGACCTTGAGCGATGTTGTCGTGAATAAAGCGAACCACTGGCTTCGGAGAGGCTACGTCTTTATCTCGGCGGACAATCGGCTGCTTCCATCGGCGCGACCACTGGAACAGGCGCAGGATGTTGCGAAAGCCCTCAGCGTCGTACAGGCTAAGGCCGCCTCCTGGGGAGCGGATCCAAATCGCATCGTCCTGATGGGCCATTCGGCCGGCGCACATCTCGTCGATCTCCTCAGTACATCTCCTTCGTTGGTCGCCGGGCAGGGAGCGAAGTCATGGCTGGCGACCGTATCGCTCGACACCGCAACGCTCGATCTGATGGAGACCATGCAGGGGCCGCACTACCGTCTTTATGACAATGCCTTCGGATCCGATCCGGCGTACTGGAACCAAAACTCGCCGATGCAGCAGCTTACCCGGACGCCCATGCCGATGTTTCTGATCTGTTCGACAATTCGTCCCGACCATCCATGTCCACAGGCCGAGAGATTTGCTGCGAAGGTGAAGTCGCTCGGCGGCCGGGCGATGGTGCTGCCACAGAATCTTTCGCATATGCAGGTGAACGCCAACCTCGGCCTACCCGGTGCATACACCGACGCGGTCGATGCCTTTCTACAGAAGCTGGGACTTCCTTAG
- a CDS encoding IS481 family transposase, with protein sequence MAWRKVEVEAQRLRFVEAAMIGERSFSSLCVEYEISRPTGYLWLKRYREHGAAGMQEASRRPLLSPRQSPAELEEQIVSLRRQHPDWGARKLRVLLGRSGVKVPSSTVHRVLRRHGLIHRLDSHPQATGSFCREAPNQLWQMDFKSPKGWNAHLGPLSVLDDHSRYALVLEQLSSGEGLVVQQRLDKAFSDCGLPEAMLMDHGQPWWNAQSPGGWTQLSVWLMRLGIRLYFSGVRHPQTQGKVERFHGALERARRRCGPMDTPPGQSWLDRFREEYNHVRPHEALDMETPADHWHPSQREYTEPRNPAYAPDAEVRELNSNGALWLDGRSWQVAGALAHQPVRLARIDQRILIFYGDTPIRELDLTGQGSTIVEPCPANSLNL encoded by the coding sequence ATGGCATGGAGGAAGGTGGAAGTGGAAGCGCAGCGATTGCGGTTTGTGGAGGCGGCGATGATTGGAGAGCGATCGTTTTCGTCTCTGTGTGTGGAGTACGAGATTAGCCGTCCGACGGGTTATCTGTGGCTGAAGCGATACCGTGAGCATGGAGCGGCCGGCATGCAGGAAGCCAGCCGCAGGCCTCTGCTGAGTCCCCGTCAGAGCCCTGCCGAGTTGGAAGAGCAGATCGTGTCTTTACGGCGCCAGCATCCTGACTGGGGTGCACGTAAGCTTCGCGTTCTGCTCGGCCGATCTGGGGTGAAGGTGCCATCGTCGACCGTACATCGAGTGTTGCGTCGGCACGGTCTGATCCACCGGCTGGACAGCCATCCACAGGCCACTGGCAGCTTCTGTCGCGAGGCGCCTAATCAGCTCTGGCAGATGGATTTCAAAAGCCCTAAGGGATGGAACGCGCATCTTGGCCCCTTATCCGTGTTGGATGACCACAGCCGCTATGCCTTGGTGTTGGAGCAACTGTCCTCGGGTGAAGGTCTCGTCGTCCAACAGAGGCTGGATAAGGCGTTCTCTGACTGTGGGTTGCCCGAGGCCATGCTGATGGATCACGGCCAGCCCTGGTGGAACGCGCAGTCACCAGGAGGATGGACGCAGCTATCCGTGTGGCTGATGCGGCTGGGCATCCGGCTGTACTTCTCCGGAGTCCGCCACCCGCAGACCCAGGGTAAGGTGGAACGCTTCCACGGTGCCCTGGAGCGGGCACGGAGAAGGTGCGGGCCGATGGATACGCCGCCTGGCCAGTCATGGCTGGACCGCTTCCGGGAAGAGTACAACCATGTTCGTCCCCATGAAGCGCTGGACATGGAAACGCCAGCAGACCACTGGCACCCCAGCCAGCGAGAGTACACCGAACCACGTAACCCCGCGTATGCCCCGGATGCCGAAGTGCGCGAGCTCAACAGCAACGGAGCGCTCTGGCTGGACGGACGCAGCTGGCAGGTAGCCGGAGCCCTGGCTCATCAGCCTGTCCGTCTCGCTCGCATCGATCAACGCATCCTGATCTTCTACGGTGACACGCCCATCCGGGAACTCGACCTCACGGGGCAGGGTTCCACGATCGTGGAACCCTGCCCCGCAAACTCACTCAATCTGTAA
- a CDS encoding sensor histidine kinase translates to MFRLFPRMFGKVFLSFWASSLLVLIAVGVVNAALGTRPLLRVWLANSLTWYGQTAVELYEHGGPSALNNYLTDIQASGIDGALLGPDGALLGSHKVPATTDTVLARERLSRRNENDIQTWTSAIPIPGNRGEYIFVALEHPRRRARIAFQPAALLARMVAGLGVASLLCLLMARYLTRPIRSLQGVARRIAAGDLKARAAPVMGPRDDELGELAIDFDRMADRVQTLIERQQTLLRDISHEFRSPLARLTLSAELVKRGDTDAASRMEGDLRRLEALISELLTLSRMEASDRNSRRDRIDLSGMVRRILEDAAFEGRPEQKTLVQTGANEVMMQGDANLLERCIENVVRNAIQHTPQHTGIEVNVTLSDETPAGQVATIRVIDEGEGVPEHALPHLFEPFFRVSASREQSGRGAGLGLSISQRIVELHGGAMEACNRAEGGLEVTMRFPVVQGWGSNVGPASRM, encoded by the coding sequence GTGTGGCTGGCGAACTCGCTCACCTGGTATGGCCAGACTGCTGTCGAGCTGTATGAGCATGGCGGCCCATCGGCCCTGAACAACTACCTCACCGACATCCAGGCGTCTGGAATAGACGGTGCCCTGCTAGGCCCTGATGGAGCATTGCTTGGCTCTCACAAGGTTCCTGCAACCACCGACACCGTATTGGCCAGAGAGCGCCTTAGCCGGCGGAACGAAAACGACATCCAGACCTGGACATCGGCGATACCGATCCCCGGTAATCGGGGAGAGTATATCTTCGTCGCATTAGAGCACCCGAGACGCAGGGCCCGGATAGCATTTCAACCCGCCGCGTTGCTGGCTCGGATGGTCGCCGGTCTGGGAGTTGCGAGCCTGCTCTGTCTCCTGATGGCCCGCTATCTCACGCGACCGATCCGTAGCTTGCAGGGTGTGGCCAGACGGATTGCCGCCGGCGATCTGAAGGCCCGTGCGGCTCCCGTGATGGGGCCACGCGACGATGAGCTGGGCGAGCTTGCGATTGACTTCGATCGCATGGCCGACCGTGTACAGACATTGATCGAAAGGCAGCAGACGTTGCTGCGCGACATCTCGCATGAGTTTCGATCACCGCTGGCGCGGCTTACCCTGTCCGCGGAGCTGGTCAAGCGTGGAGATACGGACGCGGCGTCACGCATGGAAGGCGATCTTCGGCGGCTGGAAGCATTAATCTCGGAGCTTTTGACGCTTAGCCGCATGGAAGCCTCAGACCGTAACTCGCGCAGAGACCGGATCGATCTTTCCGGCATGGTGCGCCGCATTCTGGAAGACGCTGCGTTTGAAGGCCGGCCGGAGCAGAAGACATTGGTGCAGACCGGCGCCAATGAAGTAATGATGCAGGGCGACGCCAACCTGTTGGAACGCTGCATTGAGAACGTCGTCCGCAATGCGATTCAGCACACACCGCAGCATACAGGCATCGAAGTGAATGTCACTCTTTCGGATGAGACGCCGGCGGGGCAAGTGGCGACGATACGTGTGATTGATGAAGGCGAAGGCGTTCCTGAGCATGCCCTGCCGCATCTCTTCGAGCCGTTCTTTCGCGTATCTGCATCGAGAGAACAGAGCGGACGCGGTGCCGGCCTGGGCCTCTCCATTAGCCAGCGGATTGTGGAGCTGCATGGAGGCGCTATGGAAGCCTGCAACCGCGCGGAAGGCGGCCTTGAGGTAACGATGCGTTTCCCGGTGGTGCAGGGCTGGGGTTCAAACGTAGGTCCCGCGTCTCGCATGTAG